Part of the Pseudomonas lijiangensis genome is shown below.
GGCTCTCGAAGGCGATACCCAACAGGATGGCCACGACCGCCAGGGCGATAGTCGTCATCTTGGAAACGCGGATCTCGTCTTTCTCGTTGGCCTTGCCTTTCTTGATCACGCTGGCATACAGGTCATGGGACACTGCCGACGCACCGGCCAGGGTCAGGCCCGCAACCACCGCCAGGATAGTCGCGAACGCCACCGCCGAGATGAAGCCCAGGAACAGACTGCCACCCACTGCGTTGGACAGATGCACCGCTGCCATGTTGTTGCCGCCGATCAAGGCGCCTGCTGCATCCTTGAACGCCGGGTTGGTGCTGACCAGCAGGATCGCGCCAAAACCGATGATGAAGGTCAGGATGTAGAAGTAGCCGATGAAACCGGTGGCGTAGAACACCGACTTACGGGCTTCCTTGGCATCGCTCACCGTGAAGAAGCGCATCAGGATGTGCGGCAGACCCGCAGTACCGAACATCAGGGCCAGGCCGAGGGAGAACGCCGAAATCGGGTCTTTGACCAGACCGCCAGGGCTCATGATCGCTTCACCTTTAGGGTGAACGGCAACAGCCTGGGCGAACAGCTGGTTGAAGTCGAAGTTGACGTGCTTCATGACCATCAGCGCCATGAACGAAGCACCCGACAGCAGCATCACGGCCTTGATGATCTGTACCCAGGTGGTCGCCAGCATGCCGCCGAACAGCACATACAGGCACATCAGGATACCGACCAGGATCACCGCAACGGTGTAGTCCAGACCGAACAGCAGCTGGATCAGTTTGCCTGCACCCACCATCTGGGCAATCAGGTAGAACGCAACCACCACCAGCGAACCGCAGGCGGACAGGGTGCGAATCTCTTTCTGCTTCAGGCGATAGGAGGCCACGTCGGCAAAGGTGTACTTGCCCAGGTTACGCAGGCGTTCGGCGATCAGGAACAGAATGATCGGCCAGCCCACCAGGAAGCCGATCGAGTAGATCAGGCCGTCGTAGCCGGAGGTATAGACCAGTGCGGAAATACCCAGGAAGGACGCCGCCGACATGTAGTCGCCTGCAATCGCAAGGCCGTTCTGGAAACCGGTGATCTTGCCGCCTGCGGCGTAGTAGTCGGAAGCCGAGTTGTTCTTCTTGGATGCCCAGTAGGTGATGTAGAGGGTGAACGCCACGAACATCACGAACATGATGATCGCCGGTACGTTCAGGGGCTGCTTCTGCACGGCGCCGGTCAGGGCGTCAGCTGCCATCAGAGCAGGTGCGAATGCTGCAAGGCCTAAAGCCGCGGAGAGACGACGGATCATTGCTGAATCTCCTTGAGAATTGCATTATTCAGCTCGTCGAACTCACTGTTGGCACGGCGTACGTAGACCCCCGTCAGAATGAATGCCGAGACGATCAGGCCGACCCCTATCGGCATGCCCCACGTAATGGTTGAAGTCGCACTGATCTTGGCTCCCAGAATATGAGGCCCATACGCAATCAAGAGAATGAATGCGGCATAGAGCCCGAGCATGATCGCCGAAAGAATCCAGGCGAACCGCTCTCTTTTGGAAACCAGCTCCTTGAAGCGCGGGCTGTTTTGAATCGAGAGGTAAATGCTGTCGTTCATTGTTTTTGTCCTCGCAGCACAGATGAGTTGTCACGTCTTCAACTTTAGTCAGGTCCGGCACGTACTCCAGACGACCTTAGTATTAGAACGACATTAATCATTGAAGCACTTCAAGGAACTTTTGCAGGTTCACATCGAACCCGGATAAACAAAAGGCCATCTGCCAGGAGTGGCAGATGGCCTTGAACGATGCGATACAGAGGCTTCGGCGTTATTTAGCAGTCCATGCAGCTACACGCTCAGGGTGCTTGGCCACCCACTCTTTCGCAGCGGCATCGGGTTTGGCGCCATCCTGAATCGCCAGCATCACTTCACCGATTTCATCCTTGGATTCCCACTGGAATTTTTTCAGGAAGGCAACGACGTCAGGCGCTTTCTTCTCCAGGCTCAGGCTGGCAACGTTGTCGACGGTTTCAGCAGCGCCGTACACGCTTTTCGGGTCTTCAAGAAAACGCAGTTTCCATTTGGCGAACATCCAGTGCGGCACCCAGCCGGTGACCACGATGGATTCCTTGCGTTTCTCGGCACGGGTCAGCTCGGCAATCATCCCGGCTCCCGAGCTGGCCTGCAGCTTGTAACCGTCAAGGCCGTAGTCCTTGATGGCCTGGTCGGTCTTGAGCATCACGCCCGAGCCGGCATCGATCCCGGTGATCTTCTTCTTGAAGGAATCATCGGTCTTGAGGTCTTCGATGGTCTGGGCCTTGACGTACTCCGGCACGATCAGGCCGATCTTGGCGTCCTTGAAGTTCGGGCCGTAGTTCACGACCTGATCCTTGTATTTGGTGTAGTACTCGCCATGAGTGCCAGGCAACCAGGCCGACAGCATCATGTCCAGTTTGTCGGTGGCCACTGCCTGCCACATGATCCCGGCTGCAACGGATTGCAACTTGACGTCATAGCCCAGTTTTTCCTTGAGCACTTCGGCGGCGACGTGGGTCGTGGCGACACTGTCGGACCAGCCTTCGACGTAGCCGATAGTCAGTGTCTTGGTTTCAGCAATGGCCAGCGTGGAGCTGGCAGCCAGTACCAGCGCGGCACCTGCCCCCAGAATTTTTCGCATATTCATCATCACGTCCCCGGAAGTTGCGCGCCGACGGATGTCGGGCTGCATTAACGTTGTTTTTCAGAGTCGCCCGCCATGCCCGGCTTTGGGGCAGACGGTGCCCTTCACGTTTCAGTCGTGCTCGCCCGCCATGACAGGCATCACATCAACTTCTCGATAATCAACCGGCCTGCAGATCGGACATGCTCTGTCAGCGACACGGAGGAACCGGGAAACGACATCACACAGCCATCAGCGACAACACCCACGAAAAGCGTCGGCAAAGCCGTCTGGTTTTTGCATGAAACGAAACATGCGATCCCCCTCGCCCCCTTGCAGGGCCGGGAGTGCGGGATGGGCCTCTGCCCCGTTCTGGTTCACTCAGGGCCGGGAAACAGAATGTGTTACCGCCTATGACCAGCGGCCACTCAAGACGGGTAACACGGAAACAATCGCATTGCCTTTCGCCCTTTGGTTTTGCCTAACCATTTTTCAAGCCATTGTTTTTAAAGGACTTTAAAAAGTTGGCACAGCTTCTGCTATCTCTCTGGCACAACAAGAATAAAAACACGTAGCACACCAACAAGAACAACACGAAACGGCTCTGACATAACAAGAACAACACGGACAGAGGCGCAGCTAACAGATTTTTTTGGAGTGGATAGGCTTTACAGGGACTTCTTGAAAGAGAGGCCTCGCAACCGGACAGAGAACAATAAAACTACCTTCAGGTAGCTTCCCGTACCGGCTGGACCATGACGTTGTGCAGACCCATGGTTAAAGTGAATCAGCGCTCAAAAAAATACGTTTGCTCTTGATCCCGGATGGGGATCACACAAGAACGCAGTAAAGGGACTGGTCGCCAAAAACAAGAACAGGCCGCCCTATAAAAATAAAAAGAGCAGGCAAGACACATTGAAGGAGAGCCCAGGCTCTCCTTTCGTGTTTTTGGGCTGCTGAGCTGCAAGCTGCAAGCTGCAAGCTGCAAGCTGCAAGCTGCAAGAAAGATACGCTACGTCCCCCTTCCCTCATTAAAAACAACAAAAAAGCACGGATACACATTCCTGGCTCCGCAGAACGTGTATTGTTTCGCTGGATTTACAAAGGTTCGTTTGTTGATAGGGCACTTTGGCACTACACCGGTGGTCATAGGCTGCATACCTCACCAGCACTTCTTTCCCAAGGGATTTAGTCATGCTCCGTTTTCTGCGCTTCGCTACCGTTTTAGGTGGCTTATGTTTGAGTGCGTCCGCTCTGGCGACCAACATTGATCCCGCCACCTATGGTTATCCGCTGACTAACCCGTTCGAAGCGACCATTGCGACCACTCCACCGGACATGCGCCCTGAACTGCCTGACGATGAAGATATCGATCAGGACGTCTACACGCTCAATCTGCACCCGGAACGCGAATTCATCCTGCCGGACAATTTCTGGGCCGTAAAAAAGCTGAGCTATCGCCTGGCCAAGCAAGACCATGCAGCACCGCTGATTTTCCTGATTGCCGGAACCGGCGCGCCTTATAACAGCACTCTCAATGAGTTCCTGAAGAAGCTGTATTACGGCGCGGGTTATCACGTCGTGCAGTTGTCATCGCCCACCAGCTACGACTTCATGAGTTCCGCCTCGCGTTTTGCCACGCCGGGGATCTCCACGGAAGATGCCGAAGACCTGTACCGGGTGATGCAAGCCATCCGTGCCCAGCAGGCAGACTTGCCGGTGACCGAGTATTACCTGACCGGTTACAGCCTCGGCGCACTCAATGCGGCCTTCGTCAGCAAGCTGGACGAAACCCGTCGCAGCTTCAACTTCAAGAAAGTCCTGCTGCTCAACCCGCCGGTCAACCTCTATACGTCCATCAGCAACCTGGACAAGCTGGTACAGACCAACGTCAAGGGTATCAACGACACCACCACCTTCTATGAACTGGTCCTGGCCAAGCTGACCCGCTACTTCCGCCAGAGAGGCTACATCGACCTCAACGATGCGTTGCTCTATGACTTCCAGCAGTCCAAGCAGCACCTGACCAATGAACAGATGGCGATGCTGATCGGCACCTCATTCCGTTTTTCGTCGGCCGACATTGCGTTCACTTCCGACCTGATCAACCGTCGCGGCCTGATCACCCCACCGAAGTTTCCGATTACCGAAGGCACCAGCCTGACGCCGTTCCTCAAGCGCGCCATGCAATGCGACTTCGACTGCTACCTGACAGAGCAAGTCATCCCCATGTGGCGTGCCCGCACCGATGGTGGCAGCCTGTTGCAACTCGTGGATCAGGTCAGCCTGTATGCACTCAAGGATTACCTGCACACCAGCACCAAGATCTCGGTCATGCATAACGCAGACGACGTGATTCTGGGCTCGGGTGACCTGGGCTTCCTGCGCAAGACTTTCGGTGATCGCCTGACCGTTTACCCATACGGTGGCCATTGCGGCAACATCAATTACCGCGTCAACAGTGACGCCATGCTGGAGTTCTTCCGTGGCTAAACGTCTTTTGCTCCTTGCCGCCGTCTTGTGCGCAGGTACTGTCCACGCCGCTGACGCGGACACCAGCAACAAAGCCCAGCATCCGGCCACCGTGGTGCGCAACCTTGATGCCGATGGTTTTACCCAGCCGCTGAAATCGCTGCAGTTCAACCCCGGCCTGGACCAGCGCGAATTCGAGCGCGCCTCCATCAACGCCCTGGAAGTCTACGACCCGCTGGAGTCCTGGAACCGTCGGGTCTAC
Proteins encoded:
- a CDS encoding cation acetate symporter, producing MIRRLSAALGLAAFAPALMAADALTGAVQKQPLNVPAIIMFVMFVAFTLYITYWASKKNNSASDYYAAGGKITGFQNGLAIAGDYMSAASFLGISALVYTSGYDGLIYSIGFLVGWPIILFLIAERLRNLGKYTFADVASYRLKQKEIRTLSACGSLVVVAFYLIAQMVGAGKLIQLLFGLDYTVAVILVGILMCLYVLFGGMLATTWVQIIKAVMLLSGASFMALMVMKHVNFDFNQLFAQAVAVHPKGEAIMSPGGLVKDPISAFSLGLALMFGTAGLPHILMRFFTVSDAKEARKSVFYATGFIGYFYILTFIIGFGAILLVSTNPAFKDAAGALIGGNNMAAVHLSNAVGGSLFLGFISAVAFATILAVVAGLTLAGASAVSHDLYASVIKKGKANEKDEIRVSKMTTIALAVVAILLGIAFESQNIAFMVGLAFSIAASCNFPVLLLSMYWKNLTTRGAMIGGWMGLVSAVVLMVLGPTIWVQILHNPKAIFPYEYPALFSIIIAFVGIWFFSITDKSKAADEERALFYPQFVRSQTGLGASGASSH
- a CDS encoding DUF485 domain-containing protein — translated: MNDSIYLSIQNSPRFKELVSKRERFAWILSAIMLGLYAAFILLIAYGPHILGAKISATSTITWGMPIGVGLIVSAFILTGVYVRRANSEFDELNNAILKEIQQ
- a CDS encoding glycine betaine ABC transporter substrate-binding protein yields the protein MNMRKILGAGAALVLAASSTLAIAETKTLTIGYVEGWSDSVATTHVAAEVLKEKLGYDVKLQSVAAGIMWQAVATDKLDMMLSAWLPGTHGEYYTKYKDQVVNYGPNFKDAKIGLIVPEYVKAQTIEDLKTDDSFKKKITGIDAGSGVMLKTDQAIKDYGLDGYKLQASSGAGMIAELTRAEKRKESIVVTGWVPHWMFAKWKLRFLEDPKSVYGAAETVDNVASLSLEKKAPDVVAFLKKFQWESKDEIGEVMLAIQDGAKPDAAAKEWVAKHPERVAAWTAK
- a CDS encoding serine/threonine protein kinase, encoding MLRFLRFATVLGGLCLSASALATNIDPATYGYPLTNPFEATIATTPPDMRPELPDDEDIDQDVYTLNLHPEREFILPDNFWAVKKLSYRLAKQDHAAPLIFLIAGTGAPYNSTLNEFLKKLYYGAGYHVVQLSSPTSYDFMSSASRFATPGISTEDAEDLYRVMQAIRAQQADLPVTEYYLTGYSLGALNAAFVSKLDETRRSFNFKKVLLLNPPVNLYTSISNLDKLVQTNVKGINDTTTFYELVLAKLTRYFRQRGYIDLNDALLYDFQQSKQHLTNEQMAMLIGTSFRFSSADIAFTSDLINRRGLITPPKFPITEGTSLTPFLKRAMQCDFDCYLTEQVIPMWRARTDGGSLLQLVDQVSLYALKDYLHTSTKISVMHNADDVILGSGDLGFLRKTFGDRLTVYPYGGHCGNINYRVNSDAMLEFFRG